One genomic segment of Bacilli bacterium PM5-9 includes these proteins:
- a CDS encoding endonuclease YncB(thermonuclease family) (product_source=COG1525; cath_funfam=2.40.50.90; cog=COG1525; pfam=PF00565; superfamily=50199; transmembrane_helix_parts=Inside_1_8,TMhelix_9_26,Outside_27_161) → MKLKKNKKYSAIVIVITTIVIAFEFYKNNFGNIQSNLANQVQLVKCIDGDTAQFTEIGKTRFLFIDTPESTNKIEPYGKQASRYTCDLLKKAKVITYEYDGNKKDRYNRTLAWIFVDNQLLQELIAKEGYVKKYYDYKDNYKYEYRIRKSLNDKYHIFEGE, encoded by the coding sequence TTGAAATTGAAGAAAAATAAAAAATATAGTGCTATTGTAATAGTAATAACAACTATTGTAATAGCTTTTGAATTTTATAAAAATAATTTTGGTAACATTCAAAGTAACTTAGCTAATCAAGTTCAATTAGTTAAATGTATTGATGGTGATACTGCTCAGTTTACTGAAATTGGAAAAACGAGATTTTTATTCATTGATACACCAGAAAGTACAAATAAAATTGAACCTTATGGTAAGCAAGCATCAAGGTATACTTGTGATTTACTAAAAAAAGCTAAAGTCATTACATATGAGTATGATGGTAATAAAAAAGATCGTTATAATCGCACTCTTGCTTGGATTTTTGTTGACAATCAACTGTTACAAGAATTGATTGCTAAAGAGGGTTATGTAAAAAAGTATTATGATTATAAAGATAATTATAAATATGAATATCGAATAAGAAAAAGCCTTAATGATAAATATCATATTTTTGAGGGGGAGTAA